Genomic DNA from Bacillota bacterium:
TGGCCGCCTTCGCCTTCGAGCAGGCGGCGGCCGTGGTGCACACCCGCCTGGCGGCGGAGGCGGGCGCGCCTCTGGCGAGGCGCGCCTCGACGGGCGGCTCCTGCCCCGTCTGCGGCCGCGTCAGCAACCTCTCGCGGCTGGAGGGGAAGGCGGGAGAGCGCCACCTCTACTGCGCCCACTGCGACCTCTCCTGGCGCTACGCGCGCATCGGCTGTCCCCGCTGCGGCAACGAGGAGCAGGAGCTCCTGCGCGAGCTGGTCAGCGACGACGTACCCGGCGTGGCGGTGGTGGTCTGCGATCGCTGCCGCCGCTACACCAAGCGGGTCGACCTGCGGCGGGTGGAGCCGCCGGAGGAGTGGCTGGTGGCCGATGTCGAGACGCTCTACCTCGACATGCTGGCGGCCGAGGAGGGCTTCCTGCCGGTCCACCGTTGAAAGACGGCCCGCGTGCGCGGCGGCCTCCCCTGCGGGAGACGCCGCGGCGGGGGTGGAGCTTCGACCCGAAGGGGAGGCGATCCCATGCTGGGTGGTTACGCAAACCGGATAGCCTGGATCGACCTGACGAGCGGCGAGGTCGAGTACCGGCCCATGGACGAACGGCTGGCGCGCACCTACATCGGCGGCCGCGGCCTGGGCGTACGCTTCGTGCTGGACAACGGGCCCGACGTCGACCCCCTCTCGCCGGAGAACCTGCTCTGCCTTCTGAACGGGCCGGTCTCGGGGACGCCCGTCAACATGAGCGGACGCATGGCGGTGGTCACCCGCTCGCCCCTCACCGGCACCGTCACCGACTCGCACGTGGGCGGCTGGAGCGGCGCCCGCCTCAAGTGGGCGGGCTTCGACGGCCTCGTCTTCCGCGGCCGTGCCGACCACCCCGTCTACGCCTACGTGGAGGACGGGCGCGTCGAGCTGCGCGACGCGCGGCCCTTCTGGGGCAAGGGCGTGCACGAGACGGTGGCGGCGCTGCGGGAGGCGCACGGACGCGAGGACGTCAGCGTCGTCGCCATCGGCCCGGCGGGCGAGAACCAGGTGCGTTTCGCCTGCCTGGTCAACGAGGACGACCGGGCGGCCGGGCGCGGCGGCACCGGCGCGGTGGCCGGCTCCAAGAACCTGAAGGCGGTGGTCATCAAGGCGCCCAAGCGCCCGCCCAAGCCGGCCGATCCGGCCGCCCTGCTGGAGGCCCGGAGCGAGGCGCTGGAGCGGATCACGGAGAGCCCCATCACGGCGCCGCGCAAGGGCGGTCTCTCGCTCTACGGGACCGACGTCCTGATGAACATCGCCAACGTGGCCGGTGTCCTGCCGGTGCGCAACGGGCAGACCACCACCACGCCGGCGGCCGAGCGGATCTCGGGCGAGTGGGTGCGCGAGCACATCCTGGTCGACGAGCCCACCTGCTACGGCTGCCCCGTCACCTGCAAGAAGGAGGTCGAGGTGAAGGAAGG
This window encodes:
- a CDS encoding formate dehydrogenase accessory protein FdhE encodes the protein MTEERSPSPWRGPREAVLLYRELASWRRARLPGMPSVDPEELALALAGEEDSPLARRLPWREEARRQVRQLAGEAAAIIAAHQPSLAAAAAALAKWLEREEALEAAGHALASEDAQVEELARRASLHPALAAFAFEQAAAVVHTRLAAEAGAPLARRASTGGSCPVCGRVSNLSRLEGKAGERHLYCAHCDLSWRYARIGCPRCGNEEQELLRELVSDDVPGVAVVVCDRCRRYTKRVDLRRVEPPEEWLVADVETLYLDMLAAEEGFLPVHR
- a CDS encoding aldehyde ferredoxin oxidoreductase, translating into MLGGYANRIAWIDLTSGEVEYRPMDERLARTYIGGRGLGVRFVLDNGPDVDPLSPENLLCLLNGPVSGTPVNMSGRMAVVTRSPLTGTVTDSHVGGWSGARLKWAGFDGLVFRGRADHPVYAYVEDGRVELRDARPFWGKGVHETVAALREAHGREDVSVVAIGPAGENQVRFACLVNEDDRAAGRGGTGAVAGSKNLKAVVIKAPKRPPKPADPAALLEARSEALERITESPITAPRKGGLSLYGTDVLMNIANVAGVLPVRNGQTTTTPAAERISGEWVREHILVDEPTCYGCPVTCKKEVEVKEGPFRVRGQSFEYESAWALGVNCGNDDAESIAYMLSLCNDLGLDTLETGNALSMSMEASERGLLEGEAALAWGDTAAMVRAIEAIAHRREGLGELLAEG